The Candidatus Sulfotelmatobacter sp. region GCCCCATTCGCGAACTCGTATTGAACCGTGCAGGCATCGTCGGCGGTCGCCATTGCCGATTGGGGATCGGAAGCCGTCGGGCCGCGCCGCGGCTGATCCACGCGCACCGTGGCCAGAGTGCGCAACGGCTCGCCGAAGAACAGGCGCAGGCAGTCGGTGTGATGCGACCCGAGCGCGCCGAGGATGCCGCCGCCGCGGCTGCGATCCGAGAGCCAGGTCATGCCCCGTTGCGCCGGCGTCGCCCAGATCGGGTAGCGGCCGAGGATCTCTCCGCGCCGCGGCGAGCCGATCGCGCCCTCGCGCACCAGCTCGAGCGCATAGCGCCGGGCCGGGAAGAACCGGAACTCGTGGTTGACGCCCGCCACCCTGCCGAGCGCGCGGGCGCGATCGCGCATCTCGACCGCCTGATGGCGATGGAGCGCGGTCGGTTTCTCGCACAGCACGTGCGCCCCGCCATCGAGCGCCGCGAGCATCATGGGATGATGGAGAAAAGCGGGCGTCACCACGCTCACCACGTCCGGGCGAAGACGGCCGAGCAGCTCGCGCCAGTCGTCGCCGGCGTGCGGGATTCCCAGCTCGCTCGCGATCCGGCGCGTCTTCTCGAGCTGCGAGCCGGCGATCCCCGCCAGCTCGAACCCCGAGTGGCGCTGAAATCCCACCGACTGAACGGTCCGTCCGAAGCCCGTCCCCAGGATGACGACTCGCAGCGCTGCCATTCTTCCTCCGGCCCCGTGCTATGGTCTGCGACTCTCGCGAACCACTCTCGACGTCGTTCGCGCGGAACGAACCGCGCCGCGCCCCCGGAGGATATCCCATGCGTGACGGTCGCAATGCGAAGCTCGCCGACGTCATCATCCGGCATTCCACTCGGCTCCAGCGTGATGAGGTGATCTTCGTCGAAGCCTTCGACGTCGGCAACGGACTGGTGCTCGATCTGATCGACGCCGCGCAGTCGGTCGGCGGCATTCCGGTCGTGTCGCTGCGCAACAACGCGGTGACGCGCGCCCTGATGCTCAAGGCGACCGAGGCGCAGTTCCGTCTGCAGTGTGAGCTCGAGCTGTTCCAGATGAAGAAGGTGCAGGCCTACGTCGGCCTGCGCGGCACCGAGAACAGTTCCGAGCTCGCCGACGTCCCCCCGGACCAGATGGGCCTGTTCACGAGGCTGGTCTCCCAGCCCGTCCACCTCGATTACCGCGTCAATCACACACGCTGGGTCGTGCTCCGGTATCCGAGCGCCTCGATGGCGCAGATGGCCAACATGAGCACCGCTGCGTTCGAGGACTACTACTATCGGGTCTGCACCCTCGACTATGGCCGGATGGCCGCGGCCATGGAACCGCTGGCCGAGCGCATGCGCCGCACCGATCGCGTGCAGCTCAAGGGTCCCGGTACGGATCTTCGCTTCAGCATCAAGGGAGTCGGGGTGGTGCCGTGCGAGGGCCGCCGCAATCTTCCCGACGGCGAGTGCTTCACCGCACCGGTGCGCAATTCAGTGGAGGGAACGATCACCTACAACACTCCGTCGC contains the following coding sequences:
- a CDS encoding Gfo/Idh/MocA family oxidoreductase, whose product is MAALRVVILGTGFGRTVQSVGFQRHSGFELAGIAGSQLEKTRRIASELGIPHAGDDWRELLGRLRPDVVSVVTPAFLHHPMMLAALDGGAHVLCEKPTALHRHQAVEMRDRARALGRVAGVNHEFRFFPARRYALELVREGAIGSPRRGEILGRYPIWATPAQRGMTWLSDRSRGGGILGALGSHHTDCLRLFFGEPLRTLATVRVDQPRRGPTASDPQSAMATADDACTVQYEFANGATGLVDLNAASSYRWERFEIIGSEATLRWDDDGYRLWRLVPGREPEELTLPAAYQLKPRDRDPQLVAPFGALLDVFHAAITRGEPMRPDFDDAVAVQCALDSARLSSESGAWVAVERLSGS
- a CDS encoding aminopeptidase — encoded protein: MRDGRNAKLADVIIRHSTRLQRDEVIFVEAFDVGNGLVLDLIDAAQSVGGIPVVSLRNNAVTRALMLKATEAQFRLQCELELFQMKKVQAYVGLRGTENSSELADVPPDQMGLFTRLVSQPVHLDYRVNHTRWVVLRYPSASMAQMANMSTAAFEDYYYRVCTLDYGRMAAAMEPLAERMRRTDRVQLKGPGTDLRFSIKGVGVVPCEGRRNLPDGECFTAPVRNSVEGTITYNTPSLYLGTSYENLSFTFEGGRIVKATGSPADRLQKVLDTDEGARFIGEFSLGFNPYITSPMKDTLFDEKIAGSLHFTPGQAYGTADNGNRSQIHWDLVLIQRPEYGGGEIWFDDECIRRDGRFVVKELEGLNPERLGA